In Leptospira harrisiae, a genomic segment contains:
- a CDS encoding MGMT family protein encodes MSPPKTKSTNFYDSVYAVVKKIPKGKVTTYGHIALLLGSPRAARAVGYALNALKKEMEQKIPWQRVINAQGKISFRGDTFRASLQKKILQSEGVVFDQNNDTLNFDKYGWFP; translated from the coding sequence ATGAGTCCGCCTAAAACTAAAAGTACGAATTTTTACGATTCCGTCTATGCAGTGGTAAAAAAGATTCCAAAAGGAAAAGTTACCACTTACGGTCACATTGCTTTACTTCTTGGAAGTCCAAGAGCCGCAAGGGCAGTAGGTTACGCATTGAATGCACTGAAAAAGGAAATGGAACAAAAAATCCCTTGGCAGCGGGTCATCAATGCCCAAGGCAAAATATCCTTTCGTGGAGATACTTTTCGTGCTTCTTTGCAGAAAAAAATCTTACAATCGGAAGGTGTTGTCTTTGATCAAAATAATGATACATTGAATTTTGACAAGTACGGATGGTTTCCATAA
- a CDS encoding TolC family protein, translating into MSFYKRIGIYLFLVFSTSHLWGEETKLAQASEALKRQLSDENPRSSLGSSLYPDDQRLNREIDLESAETLLWKNNLLLIASRFQIDVKKAGILQAGLYANPNIAIDQSIFAEPTQRYFDTTRSGQSVIQIQQVFLLGGKIDKRVKVAELNAKISEQEFYDLARAVITKLRRTFYTIYFYKKAVVFYDQSIASIEKTVDSSELAYKRRALLQAEHLRLKALLFFLKKEREDLAIKVYEKEADLKILLNDDLYRDARIEFNPTVNESHLDAIVPNQARLEDLVEIARENRPDLKKALQTLRFEEANLELQYANAIPDLSFGPVYNRGGTAFQNYWGVTAQLSVPLFDRNQGNIQAAEKAILVRKQELKNNILEVENEVAVAYQSARIKDALYKRFSNAYIKDYGSLSLDMIMSYEKKYITILEFADFFETYRSSIVEMLKLQTDRMEAIENVNYAVGKGIFIPKSENQTNPKTEE; encoded by the coding sequence ATGAGTTTTTACAAAAGAATCGGTATCTACCTCTTCCTTGTGTTTTCTACCTCCCACTTATGGGGAGAAGAAACTAAGCTAGCACAAGCAAGTGAAGCCCTGAAAAGACAACTTTCAGATGAAAATCCAAGGTCATCGCTAGGATCTAGTTTGTATCCTGATGACCAAAGGTTAAATCGTGAAATTGATTTAGAGTCTGCAGAGACACTTTTGTGGAAGAATAACCTTCTACTCATTGCATCTCGTTTCCAAATCGATGTAAAAAAAGCAGGGATCTTACAAGCAGGACTCTATGCAAACCCAAACATCGCCATTGATCAGAGTATTTTTGCAGAACCAACCCAAAGATACTTTGATACAACTAGGTCAGGACAATCGGTAATCCAAATCCAACAAGTATTTCTACTTGGTGGAAAAATTGATAAACGTGTGAAAGTTGCAGAACTTAACGCAAAGATTTCTGAACAAGAGTTTTATGATTTAGCTCGTGCTGTCATAACGAAACTAAGAAGAACTTTTTACACAATATACTTTTATAAAAAAGCAGTAGTGTTTTATGACCAAAGTATTGCTTCAATTGAAAAAACTGTAGATTCATCTGAACTTGCTTACAAAAGACGAGCTCTTCTTCAAGCGGAACACTTACGTTTGAAGGCACTATTGTTCTTCTTAAAAAAAGAAAGAGAAGACTTAGCGATCAAAGTTTATGAAAAAGAAGCCGATCTAAAAATTCTTTTGAACGATGATTTGTATCGTGATGCTCGCATAGAGTTTAATCCCACGGTCAATGAATCACATTTAGATGCCATTGTTCCCAACCAAGCACGTTTGGAAGATTTAGTTGAAATCGCTCGTGAAAACCGACCCGACTTAAAAAAAGCATTACAAACCTTACGATTTGAAGAAGCGAACTTAGAACTTCAATATGCCAATGCGATTCCCGATTTGTCTTTTGGTCCTGTTTATAACCGAGGTGGTACTGCATTTCAAAACTATTGGGGAGTCACAGCACAACTTAGTGTTCCCCTTTTCGATAGAAACCAAGGGAATATACAAGCAGCAGAAAAAGCCATACTTGTCCGCAAACAAGAGTTAAAGAACAATATTCTCGAAGTAGAAAATGAAGTGGCCGTTGCATACCAATCTGCACGGATTAAAGATGCTCTTTATAAACGATTTAGTAATGCTTATATCAAAGATTACGGAAGTTTATCTTTAGATATGATTATGAGTTATGAAAAAAAATACATAACCATTTTAGAGTTCGCTGACTTCTTTGAAACTTATCGATCGAGCATTGTTGAAATGTTAAAACTCCAAACGGATCGAATGGAAGCTATCGAAAATGTAAACTATGCTGTGGGTAAAGGTATCTTTATCCCCAAATCTGAAAATCAAACCAATCCTAAAACTGAGGAATAA
- the thiD gene encoding bifunctional hydroxymethylpyrimidine kinase/phosphomethylpyrimidine kinase produces MTKDFPITLTIAGSDSGGGAGVQADLKTFSSLATFGTTVFTCLTAQNPDGVSGISEITTDFVSAQLKAVSGYFPIKAAKTGMLYSANIIETVAEFFYENPDIQLVVDPVMVATSGAKLLKDDAILSLTNDLLPLAKLITPNLDEASLLLGEPINQYDQLVPMAEKLFKKYNVPILLKGGHLPNATEATDVLFDGKSSYLFSKPFLKGKNTHGTGCTYSAAITSFLAHGKNLPEAVGSAKEYLHLTLEDEIKTGPIFHLNHFPDPTN; encoded by the coding sequence ATGACGAAAGATTTTCCCATTACTCTAACAATCGCCGGTTCTGATTCTGGCGGTGGCGCAGGAGTCCAGGCAGACCTTAAAACATTTTCCTCTCTTGCTACATTTGGAACCACTGTCTTCACATGTTTAACAGCACAAAATCCAGATGGCGTTAGTGGAATTTCTGAAATAACAACTGACTTTGTATCAGCTCAATTAAAAGCAGTTTCTGGATATTTCCCAATCAAAGCAGCCAAAACTGGAATGTTGTATTCTGCCAATATCATAGAAACAGTCGCAGAATTTTTTTATGAAAATCCCGATATTCAATTGGTTGTAGATCCAGTAATGGTTGCCACAAGCGGCGCAAAACTTTTGAAAGACGATGCAATTCTTTCATTAACCAATGACCTTTTGCCACTTGCAAAACTAATTACACCTAACTTAGATGAGGCTTCATTGTTGTTAGGCGAACCAATTAATCAATATGATCAATTGGTTCCCATGGCAGAAAAATTATTTAAAAAGTATAATGTCCCCATCTTATTAAAAGGTGGGCATTTACCAAATGCAACTGAAGCCACTGATGTTTTATTCGATGGAAAATCATCGTATCTATTTTCAAAACCGTTTTTAAAAGGCAAAAACACACACGGAACCGGATGTACCTACTCTGCCGCAATCACATCCTTCCTAGCACATGGAAAAAATCTTCCAGAAGCAGTTGGCTCCGCAAAGGAATACCTTCACCTAACTCTTGAAGATGAAATTAAAACTGGACCTATTTTCCATTTAAATCATTTCCCAGATCCAACTAACTGA
- a CDS encoding porin, with amino-acid sequence MQINCSKLALFMCLFFFSIFMLQAEELKEKTTDTPLPTQNPLPASLKFGAFVDTYYSHNTNHPISKERLYATQAVRNDEFNINLGFVDAKWQEEKVRGRLALQFGTSVNTNYASEANRDVSSNQNSVKHIQEAYVGFKLAKDTWVDAGIYFGHIGHESWISSDNWNYTRALALDYVPYYSSGVRLTTKFTEKFQFQFHVMNGWQNITDQNKDKSLGSQFKFFLTPNFTITANQFVGNEAPDFERKQTRFYNNTILEWKALDWLSFAVSGDVGAQKAKESFQYEPWWKEINPVLGVYTNMESNAYNQWYHGTFWTSFRYDDLYRLSFRIERYYDPKQVLATTYTRNGFMTNGYTATFDLLHWHPGMIRFEMTQKESMDPIFETDKNKHSRIERLFIVAASVRY; translated from the coding sequence ATGCAAATCAATTGTTCTAAACTCGCATTATTTATGTGTTTGTTTTTCTTTAGTATCTTTATGCTACAAGCAGAAGAGTTGAAAGAAAAAACAACAGATACTCCTTTGCCAACTCAGAATCCACTACCAGCTAGTTTAAAGTTTGGTGCATTTGTCGATACATACTACTCACATAACACCAATCATCCGATTTCAAAAGAAAGATTGTATGCAACTCAAGCAGTTCGTAATGATGAATTTAATATCAATCTTGGGTTTGTTGATGCCAAATGGCAGGAGGAAAAAGTTCGAGGACGTTTGGCTTTGCAATTTGGTACATCGGTAAATACGAATTATGCTTCCGAAGCAAACCGAGATGTCAGTTCAAATCAAAATTCAGTAAAACATATTCAAGAAGCCTACGTAGGTTTTAAATTAGCAAAAGATACTTGGGTTGATGCTGGTATTTACTTTGGGCACATAGGTCATGAATCATGGATATCTTCAGATAACTGGAATTACACGAGAGCACTTGCTCTTGATTACGTTCCGTATTATTCCTCGGGTGTTCGACTTACAACTAAGTTCACGGAAAAGTTTCAATTTCAGTTTCATGTAATGAATGGGTGGCAAAACATCACGGACCAAAATAAAGATAAGTCTCTTGGATCTCAATTTAAGTTTTTTTTAACGCCAAATTTTACCATTACAGCAAATCAATTTGTCGGAAATGAAGCTCCCGATTTTGAAAGAAAACAAACAAGATTTTATAATAACACAATTTTGGAATGGAAGGCTTTGGATTGGTTGTCGTTTGCTGTTTCTGGAGATGTTGGTGCACAAAAAGCAAAAGAATCTTTTCAATATGAACCTTGGTGGAAAGAAATTAATCCTGTCCTTGGCGTTTATACTAATATGGAATCAAACGCCTATAATCAATGGTACCATGGAACTTTTTGGACAAGTTTTCGTTATGATGATTTATATCGTTTAAGTTTCCGTATTGAAAGGTATTACGATCCTAAACAAGTATTGGCAACTACCTACACACGGAATGGGTTTATGACTAATGGTTACACAGCCACCTTCGATTTGTTACACTGGCACCCTGGGATGATTCGATTTGAAATGACTCAGAAAGAATCTATGGATCCTATATTTGAAACTGATAAAAATAAACATAGTCGTATCGAACGATTGTTTATTGTAGCTGCTTCGGTTCGGTATTAG
- a CDS encoding FAD-binding oxidoreductase: protein MDFSKTKNDLSQLIGDKKVIQKNDGTMDEALFNSYGTDRTKVYPPNYQVLVFPESTEDVAAIVSYAYKNDIAVVPSGGRTGYAGGAVAKNGEIVISLSKMDKVVDFDPFLGTLHVQAGMITKNLHKEAEERGFYFPVDFAATGSSHIGGNIATNAGGVRVVHYGLIRDWVLGLTVVNGKGETYKFNGEILKNNTGYDLKHLFIGSEGTLGIITEAVVKLTKPPKDIRVIFLAVPEYKNILEIFRETHNFDLPLLAFEFLTDYCLDKVKEHLGVPDPFQAPSKYYVLMEFEVSGESDEEKLYSILESITEKEFVTDGSIAQNSRQNETFWKYREGISESLSLAYTVHKNDISLPLRNMEAFLDEMTSLLTKKYQGFHIALFGHIGDGNLHLNIVKPKDLSDAEFFAQCKQVDPEMFTLIQKFKGSISAEHGIGLLKKDYLNFSRSESEINTMRAIKLAFDPKGILNPGKVL, encoded by the coding sequence ATGGATTTTTCAAAAACAAAAAATGACTTAAGCCAACTCATTGGTGACAAAAAGGTAATACAAAAAAATGACGGAACCATGGATGAAGCTTTGTTCAATTCTTATGGAACTGATAGAACTAAAGTTTATCCACCAAATTACCAAGTATTAGTATTTCCAGAAAGTACGGAAGATGTTGCTGCGATTGTTTCTTATGCTTACAAAAACGATATTGCAGTCGTACCATCTGGGGGACGAACCGGTTATGCTGGTGGAGCTGTTGCCAAAAATGGAGAAATAGTTATCTCATTATCCAAAATGGACAAAGTGGTTGACTTTGACCCCTTTCTTGGCACCTTACACGTACAAGCCGGAATGATCACAAAGAATCTCCACAAAGAAGCAGAAGAACGTGGATTTTATTTTCCAGTGGATTTTGCTGCCACTGGATCTAGTCATATTGGTGGAAACATTGCGACCAATGCCGGTGGAGTGCGTGTGGTACACTATGGTTTGATTCGAGACTGGGTTCTTGGCCTGACTGTTGTGAATGGAAAAGGTGAAACTTACAAATTCAATGGTGAAATTCTAAAAAATAATACAGGTTACGACCTCAAACATTTGTTTATTGGTTCTGAAGGCACACTCGGTATCATCACGGAAGCCGTGGTCAAACTCACAAAACCGCCAAAAGACATTCGTGTCATTTTCCTTGCTGTTCCCGAATACAAAAACATTTTAGAAATCTTTCGAGAAACACATAACTTTGATTTACCACTTCTTGCTTTTGAGTTTTTAACTGATTATTGTTTGGACAAAGTGAAAGAACATTTAGGAGTACCTGATCCTTTCCAAGCGCCTAGCAAGTATTACGTGTTAATGGAATTCGAAGTTAGTGGCGAATCAGACGAAGAAAAACTTTATTCCATTTTAGAATCCATAACAGAAAAAGAATTCGTCACTGATGGAAGCATTGCGCAGAACTCACGACAAAACGAAACATTTTGGAAATACAGAGAAGGGATTTCTGAATCTTTGTCACTTGCATATACGGTACATAAAAATGACATCTCACTTCCACTTCGTAATATGGAAGCTTTCTTAGATGAAATGACATCCCTCTTAACCAAAAAATACCAAGGATTTCACATTGCACTTTTTGGACATATTGGGGATGGAAACCTCCACCTAAACATTGTGAAACCAAAAGACCTTTCGGATGCCGAGTTTTTTGCCCAGTGCAAACAAGTGGATCCGGAAATGTTCACTCTCATTCAAAAATTCAAAGGATCTATTTCGGCGGAACATGGGATTGGACTTTTAAAAAAGGATTATTTGAACTTTTCCAGGTCCGAATCTGAAATCAATACCATGAGAGCGATCAAGTTGGCGTTTGACCCCAAAGGAATATTAAATCCCGGCAAAGTGCTCTAA
- a CDS encoding efflux RND transporter permease subunit, which yields MIKDFIEKALKNRVTTLIAAAVAVLFGLWAWIDIRKEAYSDIADTQVRLIAKFPGKAAVEVEERVTLPIERVLNAIPKVAVRRSRTINGLVVFQFVFEDGTDDYFARMRLMERVADADIPEDVHPALGPMSSPVGEIYRYVVESSENHTPMELRTIQDWIVMPKMLQIPGIADVVTFGGLPKQYHVVTSPDKLIRYKLTIGDVIKAIQENNLNTGGNLLLQGEQGFPIRSLGAIRDPKHIENIVVKTVNGVPVFIRDLGSVEISHPIPSGVLGYTIQNDDEGLIDVDSSVQGLVAMRRWGDPNEMGERIREKVKEINENYLPKGVQLRNTYDRTDLVNYTLRTIGKTLVEGVVVVSLVLIFFIGSVRASLVVVATIPFAMLFAFLLMNMTGIPASLLSLGAIDFGIIVDGAVIMVENIMRRYRDATPEEKSHGILAFTRDAASEVGTEILFSILIIILAYLPIFSFERIEGRLFKPMAFTISFAILGALIFAMAVIPVLMSIIYKTYFESKNPGPIEWHNPVYDWIEIRYKRIIEFIVNRSRKAVKYTFSVVTVFLAIGMFSLGTEFLPEMDEGGFNIRIFFPVGISLPEARKFMPKIRQTIYKNEQISVVISQLGRNDDGTDPLPPNRLEVLIGLKDYNQWKEKITKQELLLRMRNDLEATLPGARVSFSQPIMDNLSEAIMGTIADLAVFVSGNDLKIMRGIGNEVLEEIKEMKGASEFGIEQEAESPQLTININREAAARFGINVIDIQQMIEAAIGMQKVSTLYEGPSDIPPKTPARFGIVVRFSKDYRASKQAIENMPIISPKGERIPLSQLADIEVIDGPTMIFRQEGRRVVTVRTNIRGRDQGGFVSELQKRVKKKIKLPDGYEIRFGGQYENLARVGKKLAIVIPITILIIFGVLYMLYRNLKYVYVALACIPLSLLGGIYALLFRGYYFNVSGGVGFISLFGIATMAGVLFVSRTNHLLIEEPDITTKAAVKKAAVIQLRPMLMTMLLALLGLIPATLGTGVGSDVQRPLATVIVGGLFSAMCLVLTILPSLYLVVVGERKPNAKELEEMSHKKHIPFLDFVSELSEEPLEEDEEDDDTLKKKKKPSKKKKRT from the coding sequence ATGATTAAAGATTTTATCGAAAAAGCACTTAAAAACCGAGTAACTACGCTCATTGCAGCAGCAGTTGCTGTTCTCTTTGGGCTATGGGCATGGATTGACATTCGTAAAGAAGCGTATTCGGATATTGCAGATACTCAAGTTAGGCTCATCGCAAAATTCCCAGGTAAAGCCGCCGTTGAGGTCGAAGAACGTGTCACCCTCCCCATTGAACGGGTATTAAATGCAATTCCAAAGGTTGCAGTAAGAAGGTCCAGAACCATTAACGGACTCGTAGTATTTCAATTTGTCTTTGAAGATGGAACAGATGATTATTTTGCAAGGATGCGACTTATGGAACGAGTTGCCGATGCAGATATCCCTGAAGATGTCCATCCAGCGCTTGGACCAATGAGCTCTCCTGTTGGTGAAATTTATCGTTATGTTGTAGAATCTTCAGAAAACCACACGCCGATGGAACTTCGAACCATCCAAGACTGGATTGTAATGCCGAAGATGTTACAAATTCCTGGAATTGCCGACGTAGTGACATTTGGTGGACTACCAAAACAATACCACGTGGTCACTTCACCCGATAAGTTAATTCGTTACAAATTAACAATTGGTGATGTCATCAAGGCAATTCAAGAAAACAACTTAAATACAGGCGGAAATTTACTCCTACAAGGAGAACAAGGGTTTCCCATTCGATCTTTAGGTGCCATTCGAGATCCGAAACATATTGAGAACATTGTGGTTAAAACCGTAAATGGTGTTCCCGTTTTTATCCGAGATTTAGGTTCTGTTGAAATTTCTCATCCCATTCCTAGTGGCGTTCTTGGTTATACCATTCAAAACGATGATGAGGGTCTTATTGACGTAGACTCATCTGTTCAAGGTTTGGTAGCAATGCGCCGTTGGGGTGATCCAAACGAAATGGGTGAGAGGATTAGAGAAAAAGTAAAAGAAATCAATGAAAACTATCTACCTAAAGGTGTTCAACTTCGAAATACCTACGATAGAACTGATTTAGTAAATTATACCCTTCGTACCATTGGTAAAACTTTGGTGGAAGGTGTTGTTGTAGTCAGTTTAGTTTTGATTTTCTTCATTGGAAGTGTTCGTGCATCATTAGTGGTTGTGGCAACGATTCCATTTGCGATGTTATTTGCCTTTCTCCTAATGAATATGACAGGAATTCCTGCCAGTTTACTTTCATTAGGTGCCATTGACTTTGGTATCATTGTGGATGGTGCCGTGATCATGGTTGAAAATATCATGAGGCGGTACAGAGATGCAACTCCTGAAGAAAAATCACATGGAATATTAGCATTCACAAGAGATGCAGCATCGGAAGTAGGAACCGAAATTCTATTTTCGATTTTGATCATCATCTTAGCATATCTTCCGATTTTCTCATTTGAAAGGATCGAAGGTCGTTTGTTCAAACCTATGGCTTTTACAATTTCATTTGCGATCCTTGGAGCATTGATTTTTGCGATGGCAGTGATTCCTGTGCTAATGTCGATCATTTACAAAACTTATTTTGAATCAAAAAATCCAGGTCCCATTGAATGGCATAACCCGGTATATGATTGGATAGAAATTCGTTATAAACGAATCATTGAGTTCATTGTAAATAGATCACGAAAAGCAGTTAAATATACATTCAGTGTTGTGACAGTTTTCCTTGCAATTGGTATGTTCTCACTTGGAACAGAGTTCCTCCCTGAAATGGATGAAGGTGGATTTAACATTAGGATTTTCTTTCCTGTTGGTATCTCCCTGCCGGAAGCCAGAAAGTTTATGCCAAAAATTCGGCAAACCATCTACAAAAATGAACAAATCAGCGTGGTCATCTCTCAATTAGGTAGAAATGATGATGGAACAGATCCACTTCCTCCAAATAGATTAGAGGTTCTCATCGGCCTAAAAGACTATAATCAATGGAAGGAAAAAATCACCAAACAAGAGTTACTCTTACGAATGAGAAATGATTTGGAAGCTACACTTCCTGGTGCAAGGGTAAGTTTTTCTCAACCGATTATGGATAACCTTTCCGAAGCCATTATGGGTACCATTGCGGATCTTGCGGTTTTTGTTTCCGGTAACGATTTGAAAATTATGCGTGGGATCGGTAATGAAGTCCTAGAAGAAATCAAGGAAATGAAAGGTGCTAGCGAGTTTGGGATTGAACAAGAAGCCGAAAGTCCTCAGCTAACAATCAACATCAACAGAGAAGCTGCCGCACGGTTTGGAATTAATGTCATCGACATCCAACAGATGATTGAAGCAGCTATCGGGATGCAAAAAGTGAGCACCTTATACGAAGGTCCATCTGACATTCCGCCGAAAACACCTGCTCGATTTGGAATTGTTGTTCGATTTTCAAAAGATTACCGCGCATCAAAACAAGCGATTGAAAATATGCCTATTATTTCTCCGAAAGGAGAAAGGATTCCATTATCACAATTGGCAGATATAGAAGTCATTGATGGACCAACTATGATCTTCAGACAAGAAGGTCGTCGTGTCGTAACTGTTCGGACAAACATCCGAGGTCGTGACCAAGGAGGATTTGTTTCTGAACTCCAAAAACGTGTGAAGAAAAAAATCAAACTTCCCGATGGTTACGAAATTCGATTTGGAGGCCAGTATGAAAACTTAGCTCGAGTCGGAAAAAAATTAGCGATAGTCATCCCAATTACAATTCTCATTATTTTTGGTGTCCTCTATATGTTATATAGAAACCTAAAGTATGTTTATGTTGCGCTTGCATGTATTCCGCTTTCACTACTTGGAGGAATTTATGCATTACTATTTAGAGGATACTACTTCAATGTTTCTGGCGGTGTAGGATTTATTTCCCTCTTTGGAATTGCCACAATGGCTGGTGTATTGTTTGTTTCAAGAACCAATCACCTGTTAATCGAAGAGCCAGACATTACGACTAAAGCTGCGGTAAAAAAAGCTGCAGTAATCCAGCTTAGACCAATGTTAATGACTATGTTACTTGCACTACTTGGTTTAATCCCAGCAACGCTTGGAACAGGAGTTGGATCAGATGTTCAGAGACCACTTGCAACCGTAATTGTTGGGGGATTGTTCTCAGCGATGTGCCTCGTATTGACGATTCTTCCTTCTCTTTATTTAGTTGTGGTTGGCGAAAGAAAACCGAATGCTAAGGAACTTGAAGAAATGAGTCACAAAAAGCACATTCCTTTCCTAGACTTTGTTAGCGAACTCAGTGAAGAACCTTTGGAAGAAGATGAAGAGGATGATGATACTCTAAAGAAAAAGAAAAAACCAAGTAAAAAAAAGAAAAGAACCTAA
- a CDS encoding efflux RND transporter periplasmic adaptor subunit, whose amino-acid sequence MLITLKSLNQKAKILLISGVALVVIAVLFMIFSKPAKPVHKHPEKAEVFDGGLRIEFKPNSPGLEIVKSTAIGGGGEFVSLEAPARLIASTSPSVSNGARIILFESAELNDLYVGYIHAKNKLHRSNKNLSRIKDMFVHRVATEKDLVESETDSGNDAAELAEFEGKLRAQGLNPSELSTAGSLKAWIITDVPESQISTLRKGKKVKVVFASFPDEEFVGTAEAIGDNVDPLTRTAKMRIIVVNDKYRLKPGMFGVVKFPEQTGGDSVVLPYTAIVTVEGKNYVFVEEKPLTFKRREVVLGISTKERVNIIEGLAPGEKVAIQGSILLKGLSFGF is encoded by the coding sequence ATGTTAATTACCTTAAAATCTTTAAACCAAAAGGCAAAAATCCTCCTAATTTCAGGAGTGGCTCTTGTAGTCATCGCTGTTCTATTTATGATTTTTTCCAAACCTGCAAAACCAGTTCACAAACATCCAGAGAAAGCTGAAGTTTTTGATGGTGGATTACGAATTGAATTCAAACCAAATAGCCCAGGCCTAGAAATTGTAAAATCAACAGCAATTGGTGGCGGTGGAGAATTTGTAAGTTTGGAAGCACCGGCAAGACTCATTGCTTCCACTTCACCATCGGTTAGTAATGGTGCTCGAATCATTCTCTTCGAATCAGCGGAGTTAAACGATCTTTATGTTGGATATATTCATGCTAAAAACAAACTCCATAGATCCAATAAGAACTTAAGCCGGATCAAAGATATGTTTGTCCACCGAGTGGCAACTGAAAAAGATTTAGTAGAATCGGAAACGGATTCTGGGAACGATGCAGCAGAACTTGCCGAATTCGAAGGGAAACTCAGAGCACAAGGATTAAACCCAAGTGAATTAAGTACGGCAGGAAGTTTAAAAGCATGGATCATTACCGATGTTCCTGAATCACAAATTTCCACGTTACGCAAAGGTAAAAAAGTAAAAGTAGTATTTGCCTCTTTTCCTGATGAAGAGTTTGTGGGAACTGCGGAAGCAATCGGTGATAACGTTGACCCTCTCACAAGAACAGCTAAGATGAGAATCATTGTTGTGAACGATAAATACAGATTGAAACCAGGTATGTTTGGAGTTGTAAAATTCCCTGAACAAACAGGTGGAGATAGTGTGGTTTTACCTTACACAGCAATTGTCACTGTCGAAGGAAAAAATTATGTTTTTGTCGAAGAGAAACCATTAACTTTCAAAAGAAGAGAAGTTGTATTAGGTATCTCTACAAAAGAAAGAGTCAATATCATTGAAGGATTGGCTCCTGGTGAGAAGGTAGCAATCCAAGGTTCCATTCTTTTAAAAGGTTTAAGTTTTGGTTTTTAA
- a CDS encoding DUF455 family protein: MKISDYAKHLLLAPNLEDKLLPPSRHWDEETEFNSIRIEAPGRSQKFQFSDKKVKIPRLEHLNLVSNRGLSLHHFANHELMAIELFAWALLAFPDAPRSVRNGFLKTIEEEQTHLKLYLNRMRDFGVDFGDIPLNYIFWKQQGQFKSLESFAAVMSISFEGANLDYAQVYAQVFSYFGDHLTSDIMLTVFEDEVKHVKRGLRAFEHSVPENVSHWDHYLSLIQFPFTPRRAKGYLYLPDTRLLAGMDKSFIQSLGAYEDEYTGRVNLESVKKFGLGETIHRKNRLDSHLLNP, translated from the coding sequence ATGAAAATTTCCGATTACGCAAAACATTTGTTACTTGCTCCAAATTTGGAGGATAAATTACTTCCTCCTAGCCGTCATTGGGATGAAGAAACTGAATTTAATTCGATCAGAATCGAAGCACCTGGTCGTTCTCAAAAATTTCAATTCTCCGACAAAAAGGTAAAAATTCCTCGTTTGGAGCATCTCAATTTAGTATCCAATCGAGGGCTTAGTCTTCATCATTTTGCAAATCACGAACTGATGGCAATTGAGTTATTCGCTTGGGCTTTGCTCGCATTTCCTGATGCACCAAGATCAGTTCGGAATGGTTTTTTAAAAACGATTGAAGAGGAACAAACTCATTTAAAGTTATATTTGAATCGAATGCGAGACTTCGGTGTTGATTTTGGCGATATCCCTTTGAATTATATTTTTTGGAAACAACAAGGTCAATTTAAGAGTTTAGAATCTTTTGCTGCAGTAATGTCAATTTCTTTTGAAGGTGCAAATTTAGATTACGCACAGGTTTATGCACAAGTTTTTTCCTATTTCGGAGACCATCTAACATCTGATATAATGTTAACGGTATTTGAGGATGAAGTGAAACATGTAAAAAGAGGACTCCGTGCATTTGAACATTCTGTTCCAGAAAATGTAAGTCACTGGGATCACTATCTATCTTTAATTCAATTTCCTTTTACGCCACGGAGGGCCAAAGGATATCTTTATTTGCCTGACACAAGATTGCTTGCTGGAATGGACAAAAGTTTCATCCAATCTCTGGGTGCCTACGAAGATGAATACACTGGTCGTGTCAATTTGGAATCGGTTAAAAAATTTGGACTGGGAGAGACGATCCATCGTAAAAACAGACTTGATTCTCATTTACTTAATCCTTAA